The DNA region CACTGAACTGGCTGGTATAACTTGCGCCGAATGTACCATCGATGGTTAGAAATTCCAGCGGACGATAATTCAAACCCACATTTGTATTGAATGCATTTACATCCTGGCTGACGGTCTGCTGCAGCCGTTCTTGTATTGTGGAGTTGTAAGATGCGCCCGACCGGTTGTCGTGGCCAACCAGTTCCGGTTTTCCGTGAATCGCGCCGGAAGTCACACCCTGCACGTTATTCCCGGTCTGAAATGTTTCAAGGCGTGAATCGGTGTACGATGTCCCAAACCGAATCTGCAGATTGTCTGTCGGGAACAGGCTGATGTTTGCTGATGTCTGAAACCGGTTCAGATTATCATTAGCCAGCGGGCCAAAACCTTCCGGGTAGGGAATATTTTCGCCGGTATGCGGCCCATCTTCACCTGTCCATCTGAAATTCACATAATACGTTACACCTTCACGTCCGCCGCTGATCGAACCGGAATACTCCTGGTTGTGTCCGGTTTCATAAAGCTGATGCACGTAATTTTCGGAAACCAGTTCATACGGATTGATTTGGCGGTTAAAGTAATAGCTCATCGTATCTGCCTGCGCCTGGGTTCGTGCAAAACCGGTATTATCCGGGAACACTTTTGGAAAGTTGATGAAGCCCTGAGACACTTTGAAATCGAACTGGGGATCGTCCACGCGTCCGTTTTTTGTGAAGACCTGAATGACGCCGTTAGACGCTTCCGTTCCGTAGAGTGTAGCAGCGGCGGCACCTTTCAGAACCTCCACGCGATCGATCGATTCGGGATTGATATCATCCAGTCGTGAAGGAGATCCGCTTCCGCCAGAGCTGACAGATCCGCCGAAACCTCCTCCTCCATCAACACGAACTCCATCAACAAAAACAATAGGCTCATTGCTTTGCGAAAGGCTTGAGGAACCGCGAATTCTGATTCTTGAGCCCTCACCCGTCACGCCACTTGAGGGAAGACCAACCATTCCGGGTACACGCCCCTGAAGAGCTTCCGAAAAGTTTTGGAGCGGCGAACTTTGCAGATCTGCGGCGCTGATCACCCCAACGGTATTTCCGAGCTTGCGAACTTCTACAGGTCCGCCCGTGCCGGTTACAACGACAGCATCAAGGTTGAGCGAACCTTGTGATAGCTCAATATGGAGTGTTAATTCGTCGCCATTTTCAATAGTGAATTCCCTGGTTATGGGACGATACCCAACAAAACGAACGAGAAGTGAATAACTGCCCGGCTCGATATTCCCAATAGAATATCTGCCATCGGCATCGGTTGCGGTTCCCCTTGAGGTACCTTCGATAAGCAGATTTACTCCGGGTATCGGCTCTTCGTCAACGGCTGAAGTTACTGTTCCTGAAACCGATCCCTGCGCAAATCCTGCGGTAGCTGCGGCAAGAATAAATCCGATTAGTGGGAGTAGTATCCTGTAAAATTTCATCTGTTTCCTGTGATGTATTTAATTGTGTTTGAGTTTTGTGCCACACATCAAACAGGAAAACAGGAGTTCAAAATAAAAACGCCCACTCACCTGAATGATGAGCGGGCGTTTTTAAATCTTAAGGTTTATACCATCTACCTGGCCGATCCACTATCATTCCAACGGTTGCAGTTCATGCAGCACATTTGCATTTGCATAGACATATGCATTTGCATCGCGCAGAACATATCACACATATTGGATTGACAGATAAATTTCATCAGGCAGTAAACCGTTTAGATTTTTAAACTTGAGTTGATGATAAAGGATCAAGTTCCAAAATCAAAAAGAAAATCGAAATCTTTAATTTAAAAGCGGTTCCAATTGACAGATGGTAGTTTTTAGCGGGGATGATGGGTGAAAATCAGGTGATTTCTGGTGGATGATAAAGCAACCTTCAAGAGTACCGAACAATGTGAGGTTGACACATATAAGCGGTAATAGTCATCGGATGAGCCCTCAACGAATGAGTAATTTTAATTTTGCACAAAGCTATTTCAGGAAAACTCATCCGATGACGACAGTAAACAAAAAAGCCACGCTAAATTAATAACGTGGCTTTTTCAAATTTATCAAGAGAATTCGGGTATCAATACCGATACATCTCCGGCTTGTAGGGCCCTTCTTTTGGAATTCCGATATATTCGGACTGCTCATCAGAGAGCTCTTCCAGTTCCACACCGATTTTTTCGAGGTGCAGACGAGCTACTTTTTCATCCAGATGTTTTGGCAGAACGTGCACGTCTACCTCAAACTCATCATTCCAGAGCGCAATTTGTGCCATCGTCTGGTTTGTAAAGCTGTTGCTCATCACAAAACTTGGGTGTCCGGTTGCATTGCCCAGGTTCATCAGGCGTCCTTGTGAGAGCAGTATCAGCTCTTTTCCATCTTCAAAACGGAACAGGTCTACCTGCGGTTTGATGTTCTCCTCTTCGGAGTTCCCTTTCAGCCATTTTACATCAATTTCGTTATCGAAGTGGCCAATATTACCGACGATCGCTTTATCTTTCATCAGCCGGAAATGCTCTTCCGTAAGGATATCTTTGTTCCCCGTTGCGGTTACAATAATATCTGCTTCCTTCACGGCGTCAATCATCTTTTTCACTTCATAACCGTCCATTGCGGCCTGGAGTGCACAGATCGGGTCGATTTCGGTTACAATCACACGGGCTCCGGCTCCGCGGAGAGATGCGGATGATCCTTTACCCACATCGCCATATCCGGCAACAACGGCTACTTTCCCGGCCATCATCACATCGGTTGCCCGGCGGATCGCATCTGCACACGACTCGCGGCAGCCATATTTATTGTCAAATTTCGATTTTGTAACCGAATCGTTCACATTGATAGCGGGAATCGTCAGCGTGCCCTTTTTCATTCTTTCATAGAGACGCAACACACCGGTTGTGGTTTCTTCAGAAATTCCGCGAATGTTTTGCGCCAGCTCGGGATATTTATCCAGAACGATGTTGGTAAGGTCACCGCCATCATCAAGAATCATATTCAGCGGTTGCCCATCTTCGAAGAAAAGCGTCTGTTCAATGCACCAGTCGTACTCCTCTTCTGTCATACCTTTCCAGGCGTAAACCGGCACACCTGTTTCGGCAATTGCAGCTGCTGCGTGATCCTGTGTGGAATAGATATTACAGGATGACCATTGCACTTCGGCTCCAAGCTCTACCAGGGTTTCAATCAGCACAGCGGTTTGAACCGTCATATGCAGACAACCGGCAATGCGGGCACCTTTCAGTGGTTTTTTCTCCCCGAACTCTTCGCGTGTTGCCATGAGGCCGGGCATCTCTGCTTCAGCCAGTCGAATCTCCTGACGGCCGAATTTGGCTTGAGTGATATCTTTTACTTTATACGGTAGTTTTTCGACTTCTTTATCCATGAATCTCGTTTAATTATTGGTCTTTAATGGTTGATTATCTGTTAACAACTGCAACTTTTGAACTTGATCGGTTTCACTTCACTTACGATCTAAATAAGCAGCATTTAAATGTTGTTATCTGTTTAAAAGAAATTTTCGATTTTTGATTTTGCTGAGTTATAATCTCCCTGTCGCCCTCGAGAACCCATCTCAATTTCAAGCAGTTCCCCATCCGGGTCAACGTACACCTTAAATGGAATTCCGGTTCCGCCGAGCTGTTCAAATACTCCATTCTGGTCGTAGAGCCATGTAAAATCGTAACCGTGCTCTTCAGCAAATGCTCTCGCCTCTTCCGGTCCTTCCGTGAGCCCGACGGTTACGGCAAGCATTTCAAATTCATCGGGAAATTCTTCCCTTAAATCCTGCATGGCCGGAAATACCTGCAGGCAGGGACCGCACCAGGATTCCCAAAAATCGATCAGTACAAGTTTACCGTGAAAATCACTTAAATCTACAGGATTACCATCCAGATCCGTAAATTCGGCATTTTGAATGGTGGCGGCATGATCCTCAAGATTCTGGGATGGAATCTGCTGCCCGGTTGTTCGCTGCTGCTGATCAGATTCCTGCGAACATCCTGCAAAAAACATCAGAAGTGCTGCAATAAGAAAGGTTAAACAATTGGATAGCTTCATATTCGAAGAGAAATTAAAATCTGGTGTTTATACTGTTTATGTTTTGTCAACAGTTTAATAAGATAACGTTTTTTTGGCGAAATGTCTTCCCGCGGCTATGTCTGTCATCGCAACAGTAAACAGCAGTGAATCGTTGCCTTTCCTTAGTAAATCGAGACGGATAGTAATTCCTAAACCAGATCATTTGTGCTATGTGATGAGTTCATCTATCTTTCTGCTTTTTAAGTGATCTACCATATGAAAACTCATTCTGATACAGATTTTATCATTATCGGCGCAGGAATTGTTGGCCTGTCCACTGCGTATAAACTATCGCTCAAATATCCGGGTTCATCCATTCTTGTACTTGAGAAAGAAGCTGATCTTGCCATGCATCAAACCGGCAGAAATTCCGGCGTGATCCACTCCGGGATCTACTATAAACCGGGATCGTACAGAGCCAGGAATTGCATCGACGGAAGACATCAGCTGGTTGATTTTTGTAAAACAAACCAGGTTGAATTTGAAATCTGCGGCAAGGTGATTGTGGCCACGGATGAGCAAGAGCTGCCCCGGCTGAAAGCAATTTACGAACGCGGTCTCGAAAATGAGATCGAAGGGATTGAGATGATTGGTGAAAAAAAACTCCATCAAATCGAACCTTACGTAAACGGAATTAGTGCAATCCATGTACCATGCGCCGGCATTGTGGATTTCAAAGGAGTTTGCCGGGCACTGGCTTCAGAAATTGAAGCACGGGGTAACCGAATTTCTTTCGGGCAGGAAGTAACCGGGGTGTTTCAGACGAACGGGGAGAGCCGGGTAGATACCAAAAACGGTTCATTTCGCTGTAAACGGCTGATCAATTGCGCCGGGCTTCAGAGCGACCTGGTGGCAAAATCCTCCGGCTTGAATCCTGATATGCAGATTGTTCCGTTCAGAGGCGAATATTACGAATTGGAACCGTTTGCCGAACACAAAGTCAAAGGGTTGATCTATCCGCTGCCCAATCCGGATTTCCCATTTCTTGGTGTTCATTTTACCAGAATGGCACTGGGCGGGGTTGAATGTGGTCCGAATGCTGTTTTCGCATTCAATCGCGAAGGGTACAATAAAACTTCGTTCAGCTTCAGGGACACCATCGAAACCGTAAATTTTCCCGGATTCTGGAAACTCGCCGGCAAACACTGGCTCCGGGGAATGGATGAGTATTATCGATCTTTTTCCAAAAAAGCTTTCCTCGAAAACCTTCAAAAACTAATACCATCGATCGGAATAGATGATATCCGCCCGGCACCTGCAGGAGTCCGCGCAATGGCGCTTCAGCCCGATGGCGAAATCCTGGATGATTTCAGATTTGAAAAGACCAAAAACCAGGTGCATGTGCTGAACGCCCCCAGCCCGGCAGCAACAGCGGGACTCTCGATTGGCGATGCTATTGTAGATGAGATATCGTTTTAGGGTCAGAGCAGTTGGTGTGATCTCTGAGTATCATCGGATGAGTATTTTAGAAAAGTCCACTCATCAAAAATTTCAATCGCTTATTCGCTGAAGACTCATCCGATGATTACCAACAGATCATTACCCTTCATTCTAACAATGAACTACCTCAGGGTAGAGCCTACGAGGTATCAACTTGGATTCCATTACTTTTTGATCGATATGGAGTTTATTCTGGAGTGTCCCCCTTTGAGAGGCTGTGAGAATGTACCCTCTCATTTGTAGGTATTCATTTTTTTAAGGTATGAAAACTTGTATTGAAGCTCCCCTCCATATCAAGTCCCTTTAGGGCGCGATAGGGAGGGGACGGGGGTGGGTCAGAAAGTCTGGGAGCTGAGAAAATGGCAGAAATCTTACTTTATTTAAGTGCATTTTCTTTGGAAAACAATTTCCTCACAGCCTCGAAGGGGTCAATGGGGGATGACCTGATGTACTTTATAACAAGAAATGGACACTTCCGAACTCAGGAAGTCATCCCCCAGCTCTCTCCGTTCGCTTCCCCCTTCCCCCGAAGGGATGCCCGTGGCGAAAGGGGGAATTTTATCCATTCAATCCCTAAGATTGCAGCTCATCCCGCTTGAGCTTGTAATACTCCTCGTAGACTTCAA from Rhodohalobacter sp. SW132 includes:
- the ahcY gene encoding adenosylhomocysteinase yields the protein MDKEVEKLPYKVKDITQAKFGRQEIRLAEAEMPGLMATREEFGEKKPLKGARIAGCLHMTVQTAVLIETLVELGAEVQWSSCNIYSTQDHAAAAIAETGVPVYAWKGMTEEEYDWCIEQTLFFEDGQPLNMILDDGGDLTNIVLDKYPELAQNIRGISEETTTGVLRLYERMKKGTLTIPAINVNDSVTKSKFDNKYGCRESCADAIRRATDVMMAGKVAVVAGYGDVGKGSSASLRGAGARVIVTEIDPICALQAAMDGYEVKKMIDAVKEADIIVTATGNKDILTEEHFRLMKDKAIVGNIGHFDNEIDVKWLKGNSEEENIKPQVDLFRFEDGKELILLSQGRLMNLGNATGHPSFVMSNSFTNQTMAQIALWNDEFEVDVHVLPKHLDEKVARLHLEKIGVELEELSDEQSEYIGIPKEGPYKPEMYRY
- the lhgO gene encoding L-2-hydroxyglutarate oxidase translates to MKTHSDTDFIIIGAGIVGLSTAYKLSLKYPGSSILVLEKEADLAMHQTGRNSGVIHSGIYYKPGSYRARNCIDGRHQLVDFCKTNQVEFEICGKVIVATDEQELPRLKAIYERGLENEIEGIEMIGEKKLHQIEPYVNGISAIHVPCAGIVDFKGVCRALASEIEARGNRISFGQEVTGVFQTNGESRVDTKNGSFRCKRLINCAGLQSDLVAKSSGLNPDMQIVPFRGEYYELEPFAEHKVKGLIYPLPNPDFPFLGVHFTRMALGGVECGPNAVFAFNREGYNKTSFSFRDTIETVNFPGFWKLAGKHWLRGMDEYYRSFSKKAFLENLQKLIPSIGIDDIRPAPAGVRAMALQPDGEILDDFRFEKTKNQVHVLNAPSPAATAGLSIGDAIVDEISF
- a CDS encoding TlpA family protein disulfide reductase, whose protein sequence is MKLSNCLTFLIAALLMFFAGCSQESDQQQRTTGQQIPSQNLEDHAATIQNAEFTDLDGNPVDLSDFHGKLVLIDFWESWCGPCLQVFPAMQDLREEFPDEFEMLAVTVGLTEGPEEARAFAEEHGYDFTWLYDQNGVFEQLGGTGIPFKVYVDPDGELLEIEMGSRGRQGDYNSAKSKIENFF